CACTTCAATAAAATTGCAGGACTTGGAGAAACTTTTCAGACCAAGGTTCAGAAATCTAAGgtatatttatttatctttcaTACTTTTCTCCTGAGAACAGACTGTTCTGACAATGCTTCAAGCAGGTTAAACACTTTCCCAAACTTCTGCTAATGCTCTAAATTTAAGAGGTTGTTATTACATGGTGCATTTTTCTTATATGCAAAAGCATGTCTCTTGGAACACTGTTTTTGGAGCATTGGAAAGTTGATCAATCTTTTCACTATATTATGAGACATTTCCTGAGTCCTTTGTCATCTAGTACTCTTCTCCCATCTGCAGCTTCGGTAGAAAGCTGCCCTTAAAATACAAGCATGACAACTTGCTAATTGCATTTACTGGCACCtgaagtttttttgttgttgttgcctcACATCTAAGATATATAATTTCAGGTTTGTCACTGAGGTTTTCTTATCACCTAGAATGAGCATTATCATATGCTATGAATTAATTATACATCATTAGCTGCTTATATTGAACATCCCTTCATGGAACTTTTAGACTGCAGTACATTCATTTGCATTCCTGTGCATTTTGCCATGTTATTTGCACCTTATAAATAATTCTGTTCCTGGTAAAATAAGCTTACAGGTGTACCTTTTTATGTTCTTACCAACAACTCAGTGTGGCAAGTCTGTGAATATCCACATACTGTTTAAAGAACTTCTCTCTGATATTGCTGAACCAAAAGCCAACTATTCACTCCACATCGCCAAAAGACTCTATACTGAGAAGACATATTCGATCCTACCGGTGAGTTGTACACTAGAGTGATTACTTGTTAAACCATATATAaacctgtaatccaggaggaatgGCCAGATCTGTTTATCCAAGAGGCTCCCACTGATGTGGACTTCCACAGCTTTTCCCTTTGCCACAGCCCGGATGACAGCCTGAATGAAAAGCGATGTCAGGCAAGAAGGTAGCTTTATTAAAAAATCAATGGAGTAATAAAGAAAAGTATTTGATAATTAAattcccccctccctgctgcttcatccctccccacccccctaattattttcattttaataagtatttggtttttttttttcaggatgtaAGTTGACCACAAcagtttttaatttgaaaatctTACCTCAAAGAACAACTTTTGAAAGTGTCAAAATCCTTCACATTTTCAAAACAACAATACAAATATTCCAAATCAAAGAAACTTATGTTTAAAAATAGGCAATCATGATTTTGAATAAAGAGGAGTGGACATAATGGTAACAAAACACTCAGAAATGAACTTGAAACAGTGGTTTTGGATCAGACTTTCTTCAATAAAATACTTAAACATTTGTAATATATACTCTTAAATGGTCAAGTAATAAAAATGTCAGATCTGAAAATGTCATGgatcaaattatttttctggccAGTTTTAGCAGGTTCTTCCAGGAAGTAAGCAACAAGAACTGCCTAACTGGCATTATTACTAAAATCCTTTTAAccatattttatttcactttcatCCTATTTTGAAAATATTACTAGTTTGGTGGCTAGAATTGTTCTCTTCACAGATCTATTTAAAATGTATGAAGAAACTGTACAGAGCGGGTCTGGAAATGGTCAACTTCAAAACAGCATCAAATCAAGCCAGACAACTCATTAATTCCTGGGTGAGAAATCAGACAAATGGTAAGGTCAAAGAACATTTTGAGATATACTTTCTTCCTATAAATGTATTTGAACAACTTCTGGAAAGTGTAAGAAGTGGGCTTCCAGGGAGAAAAGTAATGCATGCCCTAGGCTGGTAGGTGCAAAAGGAATGATGCAAGAGCTTGTGTACCTTTATTGTGCTaagatgggaggaaaaaagagcaaattgTAGGAAAGAACggtgagaaacagaaaatctaTATTGCTGCTTCCTTTGCCTGCTCCTTTGTTATATAactctttttttaaagcactgctTATAAATATTCCTGGAATGTATACCACTCTTGAACTTACTTGTTCTCTTGCAGAAATGTCTGGCCAAGTGCCAGTCATTTTGTATTAAATCATCCTCATGAACCTGAATTCCACACTCAGACCATTGAAGAAAAGGAAGTCAAGTCaagccaagcagcagcatgTCAATTGCCCTCTACAGTACTACAGTGAGACTTAACACTCTCTGCCCTGCTTCTTCCTTAAAAGGACAGATCCAAGACTTCCTTGAACCAGGCTCTGTTGATTCCAGTACTGCGCTAGTCCTTGTGAATGCCATTTACTTCAAAGGGATATGGAAGACAGCGTTTAAAGAGGACGACACTCGGGAATTTCCTTTCAGTGTGAGAAAGGTAGGGGGGCACAGGTGCAGCTTCTAACCAGGATGGTGGCTTGCACAGCCACCAGTCTGGGTGTTACATGTACAACGTGTTGTGGTCCTTGGATGGGTGATTTAGCTGAGCCCCTTGTCTTTAGGCTTGCAAGAATTGTGTCTGACCAGAGCACACCAGCAAGCAAGAGGGGGAAACAGAGAGACACTCTTCTCCAAAGGCAACATGCCTGAAAATTGagtcctgtcccttttgaagGGCTTGTATGTTTGCCTGCCTAAAGAAAGAATTGCTCCCCAGTCATGTTATCTCATGCTTTCATTTGTGCAGCAAGAAAGCAAACCTGTGCAAATGATGTGCCAAAACAGTACGTTCAGAGTGTCAGTGTTGGctgcagagaaaatgaagatcCTGGAACTTCCATATGCAAGTGGAGAGCTGAGCATGTTGATACTGTTGCCTGATGACATCTCTGGCCTGGAGCAGGTATGACCTTGTCAGGGGAAGCAGAAGAGTTACCTCTTCAGTGAGTCTTAGCTACCATCATACCTTTTGC
The window above is part of the Indicator indicator isolate 239-I01 chromosome 6, UM_Iind_1.1, whole genome shotgun sequence genome. Proteins encoded here:
- the LOC128967716 gene encoding ovalbumin-related protein X-like — protein: MGSISAANAEFSFDLFKELKIHQANDNFFYSPLSIIAALAIVYLGARGNTEYQMEKVLHFNKIAGLGETFQTKVQKSKCGKSVNIHILFKELLSDIAEPKANYSLHIAKRLYTEKTYSILPIYLKCMKKLYRAGLEMVNFKTASNQARQLINSWVRNQTNGQIQDFLEPGSVDSSTALVLVNAIYFKGIWKTAFKEDDTREFPFSVRKQESKPVQMMCQNSTFRVSVLAAEKMKILELPYASGELSMLILLPDDISGLEQLENKISFEKLMEWTSPNVMEKKRVKVYLPRMKFEEKYNLTSVLMALGMTDLFSPLANLSGISSAESLKVSEAIHEARMEVNEEGTSMAGSEDVVGDIKHSREIEEFRADHPFLFLIRHNPTNSILFFGRYSSP